One Triticum dicoccoides isolate Atlit2015 ecotype Zavitan chromosome 4B, WEW_v2.0, whole genome shotgun sequence genomic window carries:
- the LOC119294017 gene encoding serpin-Z2A-like, which produces MQSVKELVLRCLWLCTEAEGEPDHALAASDGLQAFAPAASDGLQAFALVLNKRLADDDAGRSGNLVTSPLSVYAALALVAAGAREGTLDELLRVLGAPSRDFLAGHVRALGEHALADGSRTGGPRVSLACSVWHDVTMPLRPAYRATAAESYKAVARAVNFRQKPEEAREQINAWVAAATNDLIPSILSPDALSSLTVLVLANAIYFKGMWEKPFDKELTKDDKFHCLDGTAVDAPFVRGLGWHDIACHDGFKVLQLRYVQGHSSQGQPQPPPIYSMCVFLPDARDGLWELTDKIASNPDFVRKHLPCGDVMVSDFRLPKFKVNFGMTMEGILQDMGLNEAFEPGKADLSDMAEDGAGKLALEKIIHRAVIEVNEEGTEAAAATVETMTLCSWETSDAPHVDFVADHPFGFFVIEEVSGATLFAGHVLDPTTN; this is translated from the exons ATGCAATCTGTCAAGGAGCTCGTCCTCCGCTGCCTATGGCTCTGCACGGAGGCGGAAGGCGAGCCCGATCACGCCCTCGCCGCCAGCGACGGCCTGCAGGCGTTCGCCCCCGCCGCCAGCGACGGCCTGCAGGCGTTCGCCCTCGTCCTGAACAAGCGCCTCGCCGACGACGACGCCGGCAGGAGCGGCAACCTGGTCACGTCGCCGCTGTCCGTCTACGCGGCGCTGGCCCTGGTGGCCGCCGGCGCCCGCGAGggcaccctcgacgagctgctccgCGTCCTTGGCGCGCCTTCCCGGGACTTCCTCGCCGGCCACGTCCGCGCGCTGGGAGAGCATGCCCTCGCCGACGGGTCCCGGACGGGCGGCCCGCGCGTCAGCTTGGCCTGCAGCGTGTGGCACGACGTGACGATGCCCCTCCGCCCCGCctaccgcgccaccgccgccgagtCGTACAAGGCCGTCGCCCGCGCCGTCAACTTCCGCCAAAAG CCGGAGGAGGCAAGGGAGCAGATCAACGCATGGGTGGCGGCTGCGACGAACGACCTCATCCCCTCCATCCTCAGCCCCGACGCGCTGTCCAGCCTCACCGTCCTGGTGCTCGCTAACGCCATCTACTTCAAGGGCATGTGGGAGAAGCCGTTCGACAAGGAGCTCACCAAGGACGACAAGTTCCACTGCCTCGACGGCACCGCCGTGGACGCGCCCTTCGTGCGCGGCTTGGGCTGGCACGACATCGCCTGCCACGACGGCTTCAAGGTGCTCCAGCTCCGCTACGTGCAAGGTCACTCCTCGCAGGgccagccgcagccgccgccgatcTACTCGATGTGTGTCTTCCTCCCCGACGCACGCGACGGGCTGTGGGAGCTCACCGACAAGATCGCCAGCAACCCCGACTTTGTGCGCAAGCACCTGCCGTGTGGCGACGTCATGGTCAGCGATTTCCGGCTGCCTAAATTCAAGGTCAACTTCGGCATGACAATGGAGGGCATTCTCCAGGACATGGGCCTCAACGAGGCATTCGAGCCGGGGAAGGCCGACTTGTCCGACATGGCGGAAGACGGCGCAGGGAAGCTGGCGCTGGAGAAAATAATCCACAGGGCCGTCATCGAGGTGAACGAGGAAGGCACCGAGGCCGCGGCTGCCACCGTTGAGACTATGACGTTATGTTCTTGGGAAACTAGTGACGCGCCGCATGTGGACTTCGTGGCTGACCATCCCTTTGGATTCTTCGTCATCGAGGAGGTGTCCGGTGCTACCCTGTTCGCAGGGCACGTCCTTGATCCCACTACCAACTGA